A region from the Hylaeus volcanicus isolate JK05 chromosome 6, UHH_iyHylVolc1.0_haploid, whole genome shotgun sequence genome encodes:
- the LOC128878565 gene encoding uncharacterized protein LOC128878565, protein MEMSIIFKILAICGVWRPITWSSRFKTVVYSIYTIFVLCVSVNFTLTQLIAALIADNVDDFIETTYILITAMVACGKMGNMLVYRKKFIEIIKIFHEEPCATSDTEEMKTQMKCDKQIRNNTIQYLIMIETSVMTTLLNSIMVDIGNNRLMYRAWIPYNYSSTVFYPLTYGHQAIGLFYLSLPHVAIDVLFFGLLMQTCCQFEILESRLNRIKTNEKMTLRNCLRHHNNIYELATMTNNAMNVTIFAQFFGSFLVLCLSLVQLLKQDIMSADFLATILYLSTILIQSFLYCWYGNEVKLKSIYMAQVIFQTDWTEMNERTKKILIVAMARTTSPIVYESGHIVTVNLDFFVILIKSSYSLYNVLQTTRKYVFILEGRMHKLPVSFALFTIAGYWRPEEWPVHSFRYWLYNVYSALMILSLYFYTFCYFIDCMIIQDLESATIQFSVFISVAGVCAKVANLFFQRGKIINIVNTLVQGNCLPRDEKERIIQRKFDDYARNLTVWCEILNESAAVFASLAQFKELVRARKLPNFDWSPFNLASQKAYVFGLIHHTFSLMVCANTSVANESLISGLMIQVCSQFEIFCHRARNLPSALLEAERICTSMQDLRNRRMRILGDLVRYHLEIYELAGVVNKIFQYIIFLQFCISSTVLCLIIYIMSTKSTLDAELVWSISYLGSMLVQVYLYCWFGNEVTLKSRSVGDAIYEMDWTTLPTSVMRDLLTIMTRTKEPVVMSSGHVVSLSTESFMAIMKMSYSSYNLLKDSS, encoded by the exons ATGGAGATGTCGATAATATTCAAGATTCTCGCGATCTGTGGTGTCTGGCGACCGATCACGTGGTCGTCGCGATTTAAAACAGTGGTGTACAGCATCTACACTATATTTGTGTTGTGCGTTTCCGTCAACTTCACACTTACTCAGTTGATTGCCGCGTTGATAGCGGACAACGTGGACGATTTCATCGAGACGACTTATATACTTATTACCGCGATGGTCGCCTGTGGCAAAATGGGAAACATGCTGGTTTACCGGAAAAAATTCATAGAGATAATAAAGATTTTTCACGAGGAACCCTGCGCCACGTCGGATACTGAGGAAATGAAAACTCAGATGAAATGCGATAAGCAGATACG GAATAATACTATACAGTATTTGATAATGATAGAAACGTCAGTTATGACAACTTTATTAAACTCCATTATGGTCGACATTGGAAACAACCGACTAATGTACAGAGCCTGGATACCTTACAATTATTCGTCTACAGTTTTTTATCCGTTAACATATGGCCATCAGGCGATAGGTCTATTCTATTTGTCATTGCCTCATGTCGCCATCGATGTACTCTTCTTCGGATTGCTGATGCAAACTTGTTGCCAATTCGAAATCCTCGAATCTCGCTTGAACCGCataaaaacgaacgaaaagatGACACTTAGAAATTGTCTTCGTCATCACAACAACATTTACGA ATTAGCCACGATGACGAACAACGCGATGAACGTAACGATTTTCGCGCAATTTTTCGGAAGCTTCCTGGTGCTGTGCTTAAGCCTAGTTCAGTTATTGAAACAAGATATAATGAGCGCCGATTTCTTGGCGACGATATTGTATCTGAGCACGATTTTGATACAGAGCTTTCTGTACTGTTGGTACGGGAACGAAGTCAAATTGAAG AGTATCTATATGGCACAAGTGATTTTTCAAACCGACTGGACAGAAATGAACGAACGCACTAAGAAGATTCTCATAGTCGCAATGGCACGCACAACATCGCCTATAGTGTACGAGAGCGGACATATTGTGACGGTGAACCTCGACTTCTTCGTGATT CTGATTAAAAGCTCTTACTCTCTGTACAACGTACTACAAACAACTAGGAAATA TGTCTTCATATTGGAAG GGAGGATGCATAAACTTCCCGTGTCTTTTGCTCTGTTCACCATAGCTGGCTACTGGAGACCGGAGGAGTGGCCAGTCCATTCCTTTCGATACTGGTTGTACAACGTTTACTCGGCGTTAATGATACTTTCCTTGTACTTTTACACGTTCTGCTACTTCATAGACTGCATGATCATCCAGGATCTCGAATCCGCGACCATACAATTCTCTGTGTTCATCTCGGTGGCAGGTGTCTGCGCCAAGGTTGCCAATCTGTTTTTTCAGCGTGGAAAGATTATAAACATAGTGAACACTCTGGTGCAGGGGAACTGTTTGCCGAGAGACGAAAAGGAGAGGATCATTCAGCGGAAGTTCGATGACTATGCCAG AAACCTGACAGTATGGTGCGAGATCCTGAACGAGTCAGCCGCAGTGTTCGCATCCCTGGCGCAATTCAAAGAATTAGTAAGGGCGAGAAAACTGCCCAACTTCGATTGGTCGCCATTTAATCTGGCATCACAAAAAGCATACGTATTCGGTTTGATTCATCATACGTTCAGTCTGATGGTCTGCGCGAACACCAGCGTGGCCAACGAGTCGCTGATCTCTGGACTGATGATTCAAGTTTGCTCacagtttgaaattttctgtcATCGAGCGCGAAATTTGCCCTCTGCTCTTCTGGAGGCGGAGAGGATCTGCACGTCCATGCAGGACTTGAGGAACAGAAGAATGAGAATTCTTGGGGACTTGGTCCGGTATCACCTGGAGATTTATGA ACTCGCAGGAGTTGTCAACAAGATATTTCAGTACATTATTTTCCTCCAGTTCTGCATAAGCTCGACCGTGCTGtgcttaattatttacatcatGTCAACGAAATCCACGCTCGATGCTGAACTCGTTTGGAGCATCTCTTACCTGGGCTCTATGCTCGTGCAGGTGTATCTATATTGCTGGTTTGGAAACGAGGTGACGTTGAAG AGTAGGAGCGTGGGTGACGCCATTTACGAAATGGACTGGACGACTCTCCCAACTAGTGTAATGAGGGATTTACTGACTATCATGACAAGAACCAAGGAACCTGTCGTAATGTCAAGTGGTCACGTCGTCTCTTTGTCTACAGAATCCTTTATGGCA ATCATGAAAATGTCGTATTCGTCGTACAACCTCTTGAAAGACAGTTCGTAA
- the LOC128878771 gene encoding tropomyosin-1: MDAIKKKMQAMKLEKDNAMDKADTCEGQAKEANMRADKVNEEVSDLQKKLTQVESDLDTNKRNLEQANKDLEEKEKALTNAESEVAALNRKVQLIEEDLERSEERLNTATAKLAEASQAADESSRMCKVLENRAQQDEERMDQLTNQLKEARLLAEDADGKSDEVSRKLAFVEDELEVAEDRVKSGEAKIMELEEELKVVGNSLKSLEVSEEKANQRVEEFKRQLKTLTVKLKEAEARAEFAEKTVKKLQKEVDRLEDELGINKDRYKSLADEMDSTFAELAGY, from the exons ATGGACGCGATCAAGAAGAAGATGCAAGCGATGAAGCTTGAGAAGGACAACGCGATGGACAAAGCCGACACCTGCGAGGGTCAGGCGAAGGAGGCGAATATGCGCGCGGACAAGGTCAACGAGGAGGTCAGCGACCTGCAGAAGAAGCTCACCCAGGTGGAATCTGACCTTGATACCAACAAACGGAACCTGGAACAGGCCAACAAGGACctggaagagaaagagaaagctCTTACCAAC GCTGAATCCGAGGTCGCTGCTCTGAATCGCAAAGTCCAGCTGATTGAAGAGGACTTGGAACGCTCCGAAGAGCGACTCAACACCGCCACTGCCAAGTTGGCCGAAGCGTCCCAGGCCGCTGACGAGTCCAGCCG TATGTGCAAAGTATTGGAAAACCGCGCGCAACAGGATGAAGAGAGGATGGATCAGCTGACGAACCAGTTGAAGGAGGCGCGTCTCCTCGCTGAGGACGCCGATGGAAAATCTGACGAGGTATCGCGAAAGCTGGCCTTCGTTGAAGACGAGCTGGAAGTCGCCGAGGATCGAGTCAAGTCCGGTGAAGC CAAGATCATGGAGTTGGAGGAGGAGTTGAAGGTTGTCGGTAACAGCTTGAAGTCTCTCGAGGTTTCTGAGGAAAAG GCTAACCAAAGAGTCGAAGAATTCAAGCGACAACTCAAAACTTTGACGGTGAAACTAAAGGAAGCGGAGGCTCGTGCCGAGTTCGCCGAGAAGACTGTCAAGAAACTGCAAAAGGAGGTCGACAGGCTCGAAG ACGAGCTGGGCATCAACAAGGACAGATACAAGTCGCTCGCCGACGAGATGGACTCCACGTTCGCCGAGTTGGCAGGATACTAA
- the LOC128878769 gene encoding protein AF-9 — protein sequence MAIRITLECGHSSMLRMRTTPQGYTHDWELFVRGVENVDIHHYVEKVVFQLHETFTKPKRVLKEPPFEIKESGYAGFEIPIHIYLKNKDEGTKKIEILYDLHLQSSGPAITNLIRHTEIINNPSDEFRRKLLKGGGVIVSSSESSAEKSENKTPIMVGKPKLSGSETRKHKTVESKTSNSFAELFGTPLKPTKVSQDPKKPVQPEKSSVPKPLVTTEKSDKVEKTSKLKDSPHKESKKEKVDEKKDKKVKDQSKEKSRSKEKSKRSSSPSNKSHSSPSNKRPPSPVSLKRPASPSSLPPAKRPASPKSKEKEVKKVVPEKEKDKGKEKDKTKDNPKSVADSSKSEKKKDKKKHKEDRDKERKDKYKEGERSAVKEVLKLNEKKNDKPEKPEKSEKEKSQEYKSVKDGRKSPKLPKEVEKPKEEKLLKVEKPEKTEKSDKVKDAKNEKDRQKHKHKKREKKDKRDSSKERDKKEKRDRIKSSTEKQNNVPNMPVANPLSTLLAEMPKRDSSDSAPSVDDDSFSEPKLPPIVKKEVENLTVSTPPTEMTKPLSPDMPADMKKEKVDRNKREKPKGNKAEEKEIRKRKRRSESKGDDEHVVKREKDRGHSTSPPLEPVSSSQSPVAVDQEMVHNAKDKEDRTATEQIVEKSVEAEAEQVAPDSTNSTLVESDMGEPPVFSEDYVSQLKDLQQKIMTLQDNQELQRVVQVIAETGQYEITKKTFDFDLCALDRRTVQRLQQFFAS from the exons ATGGCAATTCGCATTACGTTAGAATGTGGGCACTCATCGATGTTACGTATGCGTACTACCCCTCAGGGTTATACTCATGATTGGGAATTATTTGTGCGGGGTGTTGAGAACGTTGACATACATCATTATGTTGAGAAAG tgGTTTTTCAACTGCACGAAACTTTCACAAAACCAAAGAGGGTACTAAAAGAGCCACCATTCGAGATCAAAGAATCCGGTTATGCAGGTTTCGAGATTCCTATTcatatttacttaaaaaacaAGGATGAAGGAACcaaaaagattgaaattttatacgatCTTCACCTACAATCGAGTGGCCCTGCTATTACAAATCTGATACGACACaccgaaataattaacaacCCTTCAGAtgaatttagaagaaaattattgaaggGTGGTGGT GTTATCGTATCCAGTTCTGAAAGTTCAGCAGAGAAGAGTGAAAACAAGACACCAATTATGGTCGGTAAACCAAAGTTAAGCGGAAGCGAGACGAGAAAGCACAAAACCGTAGAAtcgaaaacatcaaattcTTTCGCTGAATTATTTGGAACTCCCCTGAAACCCACCAAGGTTTCTCAGGACCCCAAAAAGCCTGTGCAACCTGAAAAATCATCTGTTCCAAAACCGTTAGTTACCACAGAGAAGTCGGACAAGGTGGAGAAAACATCTAAACTGAAAGATAGCCCTCACAAAGAGagtaaaaaggaaaaggtaGACGAGAAAAAGGACAAAAAGGTTAAAGATCAGTCTAAAGAAAAAAGTCGGAGTAAAGAGAAATCAAAACGGTCTTCTAGTCCGAGTAATAAAAGTCATTCGAGTCCTTCGAACAAGAGACCTCCGTCGccagtttcattaaaaagacCAGCCAGTCCTTCGAGTCTACCTCCCGCGAAGAGACCAGCATCTCCAAAATCCAAGGAGAAGGAGGTGAAGAAAGTAGTCCCAGAGAAGGAGAAGGATAAAGGGAAAGAAAAGGATAAAACGAAAGACAACCCGAAGAGTGTCGCGGATTCTTCTAAgagcgaaaagaaaaaggataaGAAGAAGCACAAAGAGGACAGGGACAAGGAACGGAAAGACAAGTATAAAGAAGGAGAACGGTCCGCCGTTAAGGAGGttctaaaattgaatgaaaagaAGAATGACAAACCGGAAAAACCTGAAAAATCGGAGAAAGAGAAGAGTCAAGAGTATAAATCCGTGAAAGACGGAAGGAAATCGCCAAAGCTACCGAAGGAGGTGGAGAAACCAAAGGAGGAGAAATTATTGAAGGTAGAGAAACCAGAGAAGACTGAGAAATCCGACAAGGTGAAAGATGCGAAAAACGAGAAGGACAGGCAGAAGCACAAGCATAAAAAGAGGGAGAAGAAAGACAAACGGGACAGCAGCAAGGAAAGGGACAAGAAGGAGAAACGCGATAGGATAAAGTCGTCGACGGAGAAGCAGAACAACGTGCCTAACATGCCAGTGGCTAACCCTCTCTCGACTTTGCTGGCTGAAATGCCTAAAAGGGATAGCAGCGATTCGGCGCCATCCGTCGACGATGATTCTTTCTCCGAACCGAAATTACCACCAATCGTTAAAAAGGAGGTGGAGAACCTGACGGTTTCCACACCTCCCACCGAGATGACGAAGCCACTCTCGCCTGACATGCCAGCGGACATGAAGAAGGAAAAGGTGGACAGGAACAAGAGGGAAAAACCAAAAGGTAACAAAGCGGAGGAAAAGGAAATCCGTAAGAGGAAACGGAGGAGCGAGAGCAAGGGCGATGATGAACACGTGGTGAAAAGAGAGAAGGACCGAGGTCATTCCACGTCGCCACCTCTGGAGCCAGTTTCGTCCAGCCAGTCGCCTGTCGCGGTGGATCAGGAAATGGTTCACAACGCGAAAGACAAGGAGGACCGTACCGCCACCGAGCAAATCGTCGAGAAAAGTGTGGAGGCCGAGGCGGAGCAAGTAGCGCCTGATTCAACGAACAGTACTTTGGTCGAGTCGGACATGGGAGAGCCGCCAGTGTTTTCAGAGGATTATGTGTCCCAATTGAAAGACTTGCAACAAAAGATAATGACCTTGCAGGATAACCAAGAGCTGCAGAGAGTCGTTCAGGTGATCGCGGAGACCGGTCAGTACGAGATCACGAAGAAGACGTTTGACTTTGACCTGTGCGCTCTGGATCGTAGAACAGTGCAGCGCCTTCAGCAGTTCTTTGCGTCGTGA